A section of the Triticum dicoccoides isolate Atlit2015 ecotype Zavitan chromosome 7A, WEW_v2.0, whole genome shotgun sequence genome encodes:
- the LOC119328585 gene encoding E3 ubiquitin-protein ligase ATL23-like, giving the protein MVTASTALSVAALAAGVTLMLVVHVLVILWALRRGAAQAPGADLERAVDDACGGKGKGLSSEEIETLPCHDFKAAVGGGGDCAVCLEAFESGDRCRRLPRCEHSFHAPCVDSWLKKSQCCPVCRADVVDRPTAEAEVAGEGEAPAPAVEMAERTNPAALGVVVERLQRYSWGPHAVTVLH; this is encoded by the coding sequence ATGGTCACCGCTTCCACTGCGCTCTCCGTCGCCGCCCTGGCGGCGGGCGTGACGCTGATGCTCGTCGTCCACGTCCTCGTGATCCTCTGGGCTCTGCGGCGGGGCGCTGCCCAGGCCCCCGGCGCCGACCTGGAGCGTGCCGTGGACGACGCCTGCGGAGGAAAAGGCAAGGGCCTGTCGTCCGAGGAGATCGAAACGCTGCCGTGCCACGACTTCAAAGCCGCCGTCGGAGGCGGCGGGGACTGCGCCGTGTGCCTGGAAGCGTTCGAGTCCGGCGACCGCTGCAGGCGTCTCCCGAGGTGCGAGCACAGCTTCCACGCGCCGTGCGTGGACTCGTGGCTGAAGAAGAGCCAGTGCTGCCCCGTGTGCCGCGCCGACGTGGTTGACCGGCCCACGGCCGAGGCGGAGGTGGCTGGAGAGGGAGAGGCGCCGGCTCCGGCGGTGGAGATGGCGGAGAGGACAAACCCCGCCGCGCTGGGGGTCGTCGTCGAAAGGCTGCAACGGTATAGCTGGGGCCCTCATGCCGTCACCGTGCTACACTAA